DNA sequence from the Perca flavescens isolate YP-PL-M2 chromosome 3, PFLA_1.0, whole genome shotgun sequence genome:
CTCACTGCaggaaaatcctcacattttaaaaaccagaaacaatcaaaacagttctgtcattCAACTAAGTGTTAAACCGGCTGATCATTCGATCTCTACCCGCATACTGAGGCCCCTTCTCCTGAGGAAACAAACTTGTTTAAGTGTTTAAACACTTGATTATACGTCTGATTAATTTGCCATATCATGCCAAGTATGTAGCCTATAggttaaataattatttaataattataattaagtATAAACTATTTAATTTGGTCACCGTGTATCCATCCACTTCCTGTGGTTGTGGTGATGAGTGCAGCTTTACTAACTTGTTAAAGCTGGGGTAGGCCGTTTTctggaaaaggcaaaaaaaactcCAGAATTTAAAAATACAGccctcctcctgcagctctcccctcTCTATCCTAAGCCCCTCCCGATGGTGATTGTGATCCCGATGCCATTTATTGGCAATTCTGTGACAATTACCGTCCTGTTTTCTTTGCAAACTTTTGGGCCTATAAACCCCTTTTGAGATGACATACTGTAATTCAACGCTCTAGTGGGCATAATAACAGCAAAATAAAACGTGTCATATCATCAAAGTGCTTCAACAAGACCGTAACCCTGAAAGCAACCTGCTGACCTCTCTGTCACTGACCCGTTAACATCCGTGGTTCGGTCCCTCTGCCTGCGGTTCTTGAACCAGTTGCCGACCTGAGTGGTTGTCAGGCCCGTGGCTGCTGCTAGCTCCCGTTTCTCCCGGGTAGAGGGATAGGGTTTATGGCGGTACCACTCCCGGAGTATGCTCCGTGATTTTTCCTGTtggtaaattaaataaataaagtgaagcctaaacgtttttttttatacacaaagacatacacCAACAGGTTTAAAGTATCTATGTAAAATAGGTTTTGCtattcaacatttatttatgtattcatgATGAATTGATATTGTTTAAAATTTAAACAGTGGCCAAAACCCTTCCAGCAAAAATGTTTCATATTTGACCACCATTGTAACTTTCCTAGTGGTGGAAAAGTGGTCAGATCAGATGCTTAACTAAAGTGAAAATAGCAGCCTACCACCACACTAAGtgtgaaaatactccattacaagtgaAAGTCATGCCTACTAATTATACTAATTATAATAGTAGAAGTACTAATACAAAATGGCTCCTTTAATCAGTTTTATTGTTTATACAAATATCAACATTTAAAATTTGTAGCTGGTTGATGTAGAGTTACACAGATTAActaccttatatatatatatatataggcctgcAAATAGTCATATTTTAGaagattatatatttttaaatgtgtctgaATCAGAAAAATAACTAATTACAGCCTGATTATACATGTCAGATATAGTggcattaaaaacaatattaataTTTCCATCTGAAATGTGGTAgaatagaaataaaatatagcGTTTTATAtaaatctaaaataaagtaGAGATAGACAGACCATCTTACGCACACTGATCACAGGTAATCCAAATacataattgtctctttcaacGTAGCACGTACCAGGACGCTAAATAACAGTTGGGGAGCACATTAAGGGTAAGATAAGACACCTACCTTAAAACAGTAGCTGGTCTCGTCTCCATCCCAGATGGTGTGTGGTAGAGGAAACTTCCTCCTTACGCGATACTTCCCCACAGCTCCCAGGGGCCGGCCCCTCTGCCTCTCGGCCTCCATGTAGTGGGCTCTGAGCCAGAGCTGCTGCAGGAGCGGGTGGCTGCGTGGGGAGAAGGGGAAACCCTCCAGCAGGGTGTAGAGGTCAGTGAATTGGCCCTGGTGAAAGGCCATTGCGGCTTTAGCTTTCAGCACGCTTTCCAGCTCCCCAGGGCaaacggaggaggaggaggagagggaaagaggaggaagagtgcGGAGGAAGCCAGCAAGACGATCCATGCAACCGCTCTTCAGAAGgacctcacacacacaagccaccTGCTCTGCTGTGAAGATCATCGCTGTGGAAACAGCCCCAAAAAATCCTGAGATGTGAGTTTGACCAAAGTCTGTGTGAAGATATCTTCTAACAACCTCTTTTAAGTTTGTGCTGGAGCGAGCTGAAGTCTCTGTGGAGTATTGTGACCGTCCTGTGGATGAACaagtgaacgtgtgtgtgtgtttatcattACTCATCATGCCCTGGCAGAATAGAATCATAGGTAACCTGAGACCAATAAGGTTATAACAACAAACCATACATCCTTTCTTCTCTTGTACAaacacccagagagagagagagagagagagagagagagagagagagagagagagagagagagagagagagagagagagagagagagagagagagagagagagagagagaatgatggCTTTGCCGTGCAGAAAGAAAACTCATTTGAATAAAATTTTCTTGCCAAATCAGAAGCAAAATCCTCAGACAAATAGTTTTACTTCTAACAATAATTTACAGTTTCCTCcactcataataataataatagtaataaaagcCAAaccttttttgtaaatgtagtttattacaacattatgtaatataaaaaatagatgcatttgaatacaaaaaaaatgagaaaacaagAACATTGAATGACAGACACAAACGATCCCTTTCACAACTATCAAAAAGTTGATCAAAATACATTATCTTTGGTTAAATCTGGAGTCATATGTGTCAGGTAGGAGAGTAAAAACATATCCCGGGCTACAAACAAACAGGGGTACAAATGTGCATAAGCCCACAGAGGCTTTAATGTCTATATACTTTGGTAAGAAATGGCTCATATAATCAAACACAGGCTACTAGATTTTACATATTGGACACGTTTCCCTTTACCCCTAACTACTAGTTTAAAATTTCAGTAAAATTCAGACTAAAATTAATTTGACCAAGATACCTTGGACAAATAATCTACCAACCCAAAGGccactggggaaaaaaatgatcTTAACATTTATTAACGGGGTGACCTACTGGATTTGAAAATCAAAAACTAAAATTGATGTAATAACTGTAGTCTAAGATTGTAAAACTTACACAACAATGTGACCTTCCAAGTGAAAATGAATATCATTTTCTGTATGCGTTTTTCCACAAGGACTCATTTTCTTACTGATTGATACATGCTTTAAATAGAttaaatgtacaaaaaacacaaacaacatacTTTTAAAATAAGAAACACAAAGGCCTTATTGTAACTAGATGCGACAAGGAAGTGTATTTTTGTGTACCATAATTGACCGCTACCTGTGTTATGACATGACAGTACAATGAGGAGCATTTTTAGGTTTTAACTGAAGGAGCTGTTCTATCAATTTATGACAGATTTCATCAGGCAATCGGTATCTGTTTCTGGGGATTATTAATGTCCAATTAATAAAGGATAGGACATTTCACAACAGAATATGAGTCGAACCACTGTCATAACAACACGGCAGCGCAGCGTAAACATTGTGTAAATGAAAGGTGCAAAATATACAAATAGAGGAGATTGAGCCATGACTATGCAACCAAATGTGTCACATTATATTTCATTGGAGATCAAACAGACAGAAATTTGGGTATTCATAAAAGTCCATAAATTACATCCCAAAATTTGGTTGGGGTGTATAGCACTTATAAAACTGTGTAGaaagtcaaaacattttttttcaaaacatcaaACCTGTAAGATTTAATATAAGGCACTTATCAATATCGACAAACGGAGATTTTTGGATCACAGCAAACATTTTAGTGTCATGCTTCATTTAAAATCTCAGTATTTAAAAGCTTTTTTCTCATCTCCCAAGTGTACTGGCTTTTCAACTCAGTCATTGTGCCACATAGTGTCCTATATAGAACTAAACATGCATTGCATAGAGTATATACCCTTTTATTTCCTGTGTTATAGTTTTATTAATGGAGGGCATCATTCGCACTTAAAAAGTGCagaaagtcatttaaaatagaCTGATGAACACAGTTTGGCAGTATGTTTCAACCCAGATTTCAGTaacttaaaagaaataaaatactgCTGTATAGCCCTTGAAGCTATGATGCAATAATGGTTTCACATAAAACTTAACTGGGTTCGGTTAGCGAAGAATACAATCTTTACTATATTCCTGGAGTGTTGGTAGAATACATCCTGAATCTCGGAGTTCTGGGCAGGCAGGCAAACGTCAACTATTTCTAGATGTATGCCTTTGCCAGATAGTCCGGTGGATAGTTACTGCGGTGGATCCACAACAAGCTACTCCTACAGCCAGCAAAAACCCCAGACATCTTTTCCAAGTACAGCTGAACTTGGTCTGTAGTCCACTGCAAAGAAGAGCTGAGAGAACCGACAAAGCCATAATGCCTTGCATAAtatagtcttttctttttaaacaccaGGACCTGTAACTGGGTCAAGCAGACTAAGCAGAGTAAGTTCTTTTGTCTGCATCTGATAAAACGGATAAGGCAAATACGGATTTGCGGAAAAAACTTTGAGACGCTTGTGCACATCCCATAGAACTCTGCCCATCCATGTGAAATAGAGCTGCAGAGGATTTATCTCCAAAGTGTCAGCTAAGAACATGATGGTATGAGGCCCTACTGAGAGAGCATCATTGCTGTACAAGTCAGAACCTGAactgactgtaaaaaaaaacaaaaaaaaacatttggctcTTAGGAGGATTGACAATGTGGAATACAATCTTTCAGACAGCAGAGACTGCAACCTACTGCTTGTTTaatcttttctgtttttagagACACTGGGTTGCCGACCAGCAAGGTAAACAAACTACAAGCCCAGGTCATCATCCACAGGGACAGACTGGAGCTGAGTAAGAATCTTGGAGTCCCCATCCATCTCCTCTGGATTCCTCAGTGCCGAGTTGGCTTCCACGTCCTGCTCTGGCGAAGGGCTTCCCAGAAGCAGCGACTCTCCTCCAGGTAGGCCTAACAAAGCCGGGTCTACAGGTAGGTCCCCCTTGCCGCGGACATCAAACAGAGTTAGACTAGCTGAAGTGGAGAGGGGCACAGGGCTCCAGGCTGGTTGGGACAACTGGATGTTGGGTGTCGCCCCACTGTACATAGGACTGAGGGTAAGCATACTCTCTGGAGTCAAAGTATTTGGCGTGGTAGGAGTGACTGGATGGTCCGGTGGATGAGGGGAGGGGGCGGCAGGTGTCCCAGTCTCTGGAGCACAGTACGGTGGAGACGAGTTGATGAAGTTTAGGGGAGATGATGTGAGGCCACTGGGGGTCGGGCCTGAGGTGGTTGAGACGACAGGAGGGGTGAAGGGGGTTAGAACATGACTCAATCCATTTAGAGAGATGGGTGAAGCCTCTGGGACTGGTTTAAGCGGCAACCTGGCTAGTTGGATGCCTGCTGGGATGGTCAGAATCAGCTTGCCTTGCTGGACACTCAGGTAGGGGCTTCCACCGAGGAGAAGGTTACCTACAGTGGTGATAAATTGACAGCAATCAAGACCAAGTAACAACATCGAACAAGGGGTGCACCAATACGAGCCCCATCATACTTCTTTGAGGCAGCAAAATAATTTACAGACCAATACTTAAAATGACACgttttacacaataaacatctGCTGCAAGGAAAAATCCGTCAATCAGGCATTAATAATCTGTCCTGATATTCtgtttatttcaattttttataaataaatgccgTGTATAGtacaattgtttttttccttaactttctacagttaaaggtgctctatttgttttgtgtcagaacaaccctaaccctaacaatcAGTCGATCAAACATTAATTGGCAACTATCGACTTTTCATTATGATATTATTTAAGCAAAAACGCTGAGTTGTGATggttttctgcttttctttgtctaatctgaaaataaactgaatatatatGAAGGTATTGGACTGATGGAAAGACAAAACAAGTAACATGACGACAACACCCTGGGCAACAAACTTTGAGGTGCATTTCTtcttttcagacattttatagaccaaataaataattgatttattgagaaaataattagcagattaataaataatgaaaaacaatTTAGTAGTTCCAGTCTTGGAATATTTCATCTCATTGTGTATTATGGCTATAACTACTGGTAATTTAGCAATTACTAGTGTCAAATGACTCTGCATCAGCTAATCaaagtaataaaatatatatatatatttttttttatactttgactctttttttgggggggaaaaaatcatgCACCTTCAgtataaaacaaatgaaaacaattaaagagtaacttattttcattgttgattaatcaaCTGCTTATTGACTCTATTAGTCGCTTAGTcagttgttttgtctgaccaataGTCCAAAtcccaaatatattcagtttaatattaTATATGACAATTTCATAACCATAACTTGTATGCTAAACCGTTTGAGTTGAGTTAATTTtctaatcgtttcagctctgCTTGCTACATTTATTCACAAATAATGAATTCAGTGTACCTGAAGGAGCAGAGGGCAGCTGAATGATCCCAGAGTTGAGGAGCTGCACACCAGGGGCCATGCTGGTTGGGGGACCCACACTCTGAATGGGCCTCAGCTGGTTTATCCTGAGAGGACCCTGTGCGACCCCTGCAGGAGCTGAAGTCAGGATCTGGAAGGGCACTCCAGCAGAGGGGATGGAGAGAGGACTGGCAGGTACCACTTGGGGGAAGGAGATGGTGGTAGAAGTTTGGATGGGCGAGACTGGGACCAGCTGAGGCATGGAGAGGGGGACTAACTGTGCTGCTGTGGTGCCTTTGGCCTGGGGGACTGGGACTACTTGTGTCGGGGAAGAGATGGAAATAACCTGTGGGACTTGGATTTTGCTGGGTGAGGAGTTTGTGCTTTGGTCCCCTAGCTGGTGTACCGTTCGCTGTGGGAGCTGATTGTTGTTAAGCTGTGAGATAGAAACTATGGTTGTGGCCCCTTCAGGCAAAGTTGTTGAAGCTTCCTGCTGCTGTTGCACCAGTCTGTTGCTTGTGTTCACTGTCTGGTCTTGGAACTGGGGAGATGGCGAGGTGAGGGGGGATACTGGGACCAACTGGGGGCATTGGGAAACCTGGGCCCCTGAAGAGTGCTGGACCAGCTGGGATACTGGTATGCCCTGGATGGAAGGCACAACCTGTGGCAGAGAGAAGACCTGAGGGGTGGAGCTGCTGGAGGAAACCACAGAGCTAGAAGGGTTTAAGTGGGAGCTAGCAGAGGCTAAGAAAACATACTCCCCTTGCTGACTGGAGAGAGGCACAGCAGAACTGGAGAATACCATGCCTCCTGACGACATAGAGGTCGGGAGGGTGAGAGACTCGTGGCGTTGGGTGTTTTGTGTTAAGACTAGTGAGGGGAGCCTGGTTGGGAAGGACAGAGTTGGTGAGGAGggagatgaagaagaggaagataCTGTCTGAATGCTGCCCTCTGATTCAGGGACACCGATGAAATCCATTGCATTGTCGCTCTCGGTTTTAGTTTGTAGAGGAAGAGAGATGATGGATGGAGGGTACGAGACGGGTGTGGTGTTAGTACTAAAAACAACTGCTGGAAGAGTGCTCGGCTTGGCCTCCATGGCCGAAACCTCCTGCTGTGCCATAGAAACTGCTTGCTGCTGCACACTGATACTAGGTTTGGTTATTACCTGAGCCCCATTCAGTATTAAAGGAGAGTTGGTTGCAACAGGACTCAGTGTGACTGTCTGGCAATCTCCTAAGCTTAGACCATTAATTATGACACCAGCACCCGTACTGGAGATCAGGGAATTTCCATTAAGTAGTAATGGCTGAGAGGCTGTGAGGAAGCCACCGGACCCGTTGAGGATGAGCTGGCCTCCCGTACTGCTGGGGacggcagagagagagatgatggaaGCTGTGGAGCCAGCAGCCTCCTCTGGTTTGTCAGGGGTGTCGTCCATAGGGCTCGCCTCATCCTCAGTGCTGTGGTTTCCATCAGACTCACTGGAACGGGGGGAAAATAAATGGGTCAAAAAGGGATGTGTGTGGCACTGAGCTTTATCAGTGCGCAACTTGAACACTGATAAACACAAGCCATTTACTACCTTtgtaatattttaatcgtttaaATGCTTTGAACTTATGACATTAGGTGATCTATGTTTTGCAAAGCAATGACTTCTGTTCAGGGACTACATTTTACTCACAAGTCTTATGGATTATGCATCGTTAggatttgatgtttttgttgtatgtCGTTAACCAACAGAATTAAGAGTCTGATAAATGAACAGGAAAAAATAGAGAGTATCTGCACACTAGGTTATAGCTCCCAAACTCTTTATCAGGCTGGCATGATGGCATCTGGTTGTTTAACATCATTTTTGACGTTAGTTTAGCTCTgaccaaaaatgtaatttaggtCTGACCAAAAATGTACTgaccaaaaatgtaatttaggtctgaccaaaaatgtaattttcgtAGTTTTGTTAAGCCAATTCTGAAACATTTGCACTGTGGACAAGCATGCCCTCTGGGTAAATaactcaataaataaataaataatagtaaCATTTTCATGATAACATCCACTATTAGTCTCCAAAAAATAAACCTATAAAACTTTCTATATATCttctatttaaaattttctCAAATCtgagaaaagcacacaaaaagtATTTGCATGTTTAGCTTCAAATTAATTTCTAATGTGCCTACCTGTGTGTtataaaatagatttttttagtGGTTAACTTGTGATACGCTGGCAAAAATACTAACCAGTCCAGTTGTCATATTGAATCTAGAgttgcaaagattaatcgattagttgtcaacttttaaattaatcaccaactattttgataatcgattagtcggtttgagaaattttttaagacaaaagtaaaaattcttttgattccagcttcttaaatgtgaatattttctagtttcttctctcctctgtgacagtaaactgaatatctttgagttgtggacaaaacaagacatctgaggacatcatcttaggcttttgggaaacaccgatccacatttttcaccattttctgacattttatagaccaaacaactaatcaaataattgagaaaataatcaacagattaattgactatgaaaataatcgttagttgcagccctaattgaaTCCTTCTCAACCTTTCCTGGTCATCTTTACCATCTTATCTACAAAACTGACCATATTCTGCAGTGGATCAGTACAGAACTCTCTCTGTGCAGAAAGTGAGACAAAGCTGGATCAGATTCCCAGAAGCTCTTTTAGGGCGTGTATACTTGGTTCCTGTGTGTTACAATATATAGCAGCCTGGTCAACTATGCAGATTGTCTGCCAGACCCCCACAAACCCTCTGATAAGGTAAGTCTGCTGTATTCTGTCTTATCTCCTCACAACTTGCCCGCCCCTCCCTACTTGGTGAAATAGTGGCTCTGAGATTTCAGATTGTGTGAAATCAActtaaaaaggatttttttcttttcaccacCCCCATCTTCCCTAATTTAAGCTTTTACTCTAACCTCGGTCACCCTGCAGGCCCTATGCAGCGGTGCAGGGTTTCAGGAAACTTGAGCCATGGTGGGCGCCTGGATCTCACATTTCACAACAAAGCAACATGCTCCTGGTCTCAGACCTGTGTGGCTTTACTGCTGTCAAAAGTCAGCCCCCCTGTCCATCTTCTTACTTGATGCAACGTTTTTCAGTTGTTAGTTTTGTAACTTTGAAGTTTACTCTTTCTATGCTGCCCTGTGTAGGCCTGCAGGTCTTTTTTGACGATTAAGGTATGGTGGTAGTTTCAGCGACTGTTCTGAGCGATTGGTAATGTCTTAAAACCCAACACAAAGTAACGAGCTTGTAACTTTCAAATAAACAAAGGAAAGTATAACACCGCTGTCGCCTGGACAATGGCTTCTGTATTTCACCTAACTCAATCCATAAAGTCATCTAGCGTTTAAGAATGCAACAAATGTGTTCCCAGTGTTGTTCTTGCCTTTTGCTGTGGGTCCCGGACGGGGTCCTGTCCCTCTGCCTGCGGTTCTTGAACCAGTTGCTGACCTGTGTGAGGGACAGTCCGGTGACTTTGGCAAGGTTTTTCTTCTCGTCCGGAGTGGGGTACCTGTTGCTCTTATAGCACTCTTTCAGGGCATTTCGGGACTTTTCTTTGAAGCAGTACACGGTCTCCTCTCCGTCCCAGATAGTTTTGGGCAGGGGGAACTTCTTCCTGAGCCGGTACTTGTCCACTGCGCCCAGGCTGCGGCCCCGGGACCTCTCCGCCTCCTTGTAGCGGGCTTTCAGGTACAGGTCCTGCAGGAACCCATGGTTAGACGGGTGGAAGTCGTAGCTCTCCAGGATGGCGTACAGCTCCTTGAATTCTTCCCTGTGGAAAGCCACCAATGCCTGGGCCTTCAGCACGGTCTCGTTGCCACGTAGCAGATCGGACGAAGGAGGTATGGTGGATAGAAACCTCCACAGGCGATCCACATTGCCCGCCTGCAGAAGGGCCTCGCAGAGACATGCTACTTGGTCAGTGGAAAAATTCAGAGCCGACTTTTGGAAACTTTGGAGTAATTGTTCCGAAATTTGCACCGTATCGTTCTCTTCTTTGGACTCCGTTGCCGTTGGCTCCTCTGGGCTGTTCTCAGATTGTTCTGTAGACTCCAAAGACAAGGAAGccattttttactttaactttttttttttctctccagtagttcctcctcctcctcctctctctctctccctccctccctgcagcGCAGCTCTCTCCCGTTCTCCGCCAGACCACCAAACCATGAATGTGCCTGCGAAGTAGAGGCCACGCCCTTTTCTAAACTAATTTAGCCTAGTGTCTTTGTTTTAAAGTTACTTTATGCTATTTAGGCCAATCTTTATATGT
Encoded proteins:
- the six9 gene encoding SIX homeobox 9 → MIFTAEQVACVCEVLLKSGCMDRLAGFLRTLPPLSLSSSSSVCPGELESVLKAKAAMAFHQGQFTDLYTLLEGFPFSPRSHPLLQQLWLRAHYMEAERQRGRPLGAVGKYRVRRKFPLPHTIWDGDETSYCFKEKSRSILREWYRHKPYPSTREKRELAAATGLTTTQVGNWFKNRRQRDRTTDVNGFQISSSGGTSGQVHPSSDNDLSPPRSPHPLHHSPPPLHHVCRLHLSLPFNCLICDISF
- the six5 gene encoding homeobox protein SIX5, whose protein sequence is MASLSLESTEQSENSPEEPTATESKEENDTVQISEQLLQSFQKSALNFSTDQVACLCEALLQAGNVDRLWRFLSTIPPSSDLLRGNETVLKAQALVAFHREEFKELYAILESYDFHPSNHGFLQDLYLKARYKEAERSRGRSLGAVDKYRLRKKFPLPKTIWDGEETVYCFKEKSRNALKECYKSNRYPTPDEKKNLAKVTGLSLTQVSNWFKNRRQRDRTPSGTHSKSESDGNHSTEDEASPMDDTPDKPEEAAGSTASIISLSAVPSSTGGQLILNGSGGFLTASQPLLLNGNSLISSTGAGVIINGLSLGDCQTVTLSPVATNSPLILNGAQVITKPSISVQQQAVSMAQQEVSAMEAKPSTLPAVVFSTNTTPVSYPPSIISLPLQTKTESDNAMDFIGVPESEGSIQTVSSSSSSPSSPTLSFPTRLPSLVLTQNTQRHESLTLPTSMSSGGMVFSSSAVPLSSQQGEYVFLASASSHLNPSSSVVSSSSSTPQVFSLPQVVPSIQGIPVSQLVQHSSGAQVSQCPQLVPVSPLTSPSPQFQDQTVNTSNRLVQQQQEASTTLPEGATTIVSISQLNNNQLPQRTVHQLGDQSTNSSPSKIQVPQVISISSPTQVVPVPQAKGTTAAQLVPLSMPQLVPVSPIQTSTTISFPQVVPASPLSIPSAGVPFQILTSAPAGVAQGPLRINQLRPIQSVGPPTSMAPGVQLLNSGIIQLPSAPSGNLLLGGSPYLSVQQGKLILTIPAGIQLARLPLKPVPEASPISLNGLSHVLTPFTPPVVSTTSGPTPSGLTSSPLNFINSSPPYCAPETGTPAAPSPHPPDHPVTPTTPNTLTPESMLTLSPMYSGATPNIQLSQPAWSPVPLSTSASLTLFDVRGKGDLPVDPALLGLPGGESLLLGSPSPEQDVEANSALRNPEEMDGDSKILTQLQSVPVDDDLGL